In Leucoraja erinacea ecotype New England unplaced genomic scaffold, Leri_hhj_1 Leri_1347S, whole genome shotgun sequence, one genomic interval encodes:
- the LOC129715709 gene encoding uncharacterized protein LOC129715709 isoform X2, which yields MEDSFLLQSDGSVRGLLSSTASTVGGDLGCRKQDAGSFAGESLMRSLDLCPGKGSPPGGCAATGSRSGYGGAFDPGPWPWSDVGVLQQVAKKPATSCSYSAGSSLARILEAHRSLAQELRSSPCHNPGKGLWVGEALAGGDGPNGIRQGPWHDAQRPGREPPEGGDYRPCFPPASPWPFAQKPPLDGGDRPRRSWAGEKDGTSPGPSHLLHSHSHSSAWLRTPLPENRGWAGCREGQALPSGAPDWRASGVPISWCYPPSESLERSDSPPPSWLSVAHRVLQKNSPEDWVFPRMRMY from the coding sequence GGCGGTGATCTTGGGTGCCGGAAGCAGGATGCCGGCAGCTTTGCCGGGGAGAGTTTGATGCGATCGTTGGACCTCTGCCCAGGAAAGGGTTCCCCTCCGGGCGGTTGTGCCGCGACGGGGAGCCGTTCCGGCTATGGGGGAGCCTTCGACCCGGGCCCCTGGCCCTGGAGCGATGTGGGCGTCCTGCAGCAGGTGGCGAAGAAGCCGGCAACGTCCTGCAGCTACAGTGCCGGCAGCTCGCTGGCAAGGATCCTGGAGGCCCACAGGTCGCTGGCACAGGAGCTGCGGAGCTCGCCGTGCCACAATCCAGGCAAGGGGCTGTGGGTGGGCGAGGCTTTGGCGGGTGGGGACGGGCCTAATGGGATCAGGCAGGGCCCATGGCACGATGCTCAGCGCCCGGGCAGGGAGCCGCCCGAGGGGGGCGATTACCGCCCTTGcttcccccccgcctccccctggCCCTTCGCCCAGAAGCCCCCCTTGGATGGGGGGGATCGGCCCCGGAGGTCCTGGGCCGGGGAGAAGGATGGAACGAGTCCCGGCCCatctcacctcctccacagccacagccacagctcGGCCTGGCTGCGCACCCCCCTGCCGGAGAACCGTGGCTGGGCTGGCTGCAGGGAAGGTCAGGCCCTCCCCTCTGGGGCCCCTGACTGGAGGGCCAGCGGCGTTCCCATCTCCTGGTGTTACCCGCCGTCAGAGAGCCTGGAGCGGAGCGATTCCCCGCCGCCCAGCTGGTTGAGTGTGGCCCACAGAGTGTTGCAGAAGAACAGCCCAGAGGACTGGGTCTTCCCCAGGATGAGAATGTACTGA